A segment of the Marinobacter arenosus genome:
GCAGATTATTGAAGAAATTCGTGATGCCACGATCAACGACATTGGGCGTAAACGTCCGATACGTCTGTGCGACCGGTTTCAAAAACCACTGATCAATGGTTTCATTGAACCGGAATACTTTGCGGTTCCAGTTCTCGTAGGGATCCGTTGCATTGACAGGCGTCGAACCTTGGGGCGCAGGTTCCTGCATGACCTGCCCAAACGCATTGCCAATCGAGAATCCAGTCGCCAGTAACAGGACCAGGACGGGAAGAGGCCAGCGCCGAGTAAAAAGTTGTCTCATTATCTGCTCTTGGGTTGTTGAAGTCGTTTCGTTTCGTCGAAAATACCGGCGCTTTTCTTATCATTATTCAGATCATTGCTCTGGAGAGATTCAATGTCAGTACCGGGTAATCCTGTCAGCACCCTCACAGTGCCGCTTCGCTGGGGCGACATGGACGCTTACGGCCATGCCAACAATACAGTGTATTTCCGTTTCTTCGAAGAAGCCCGGATTGTCTGGCTTACCTCACTGGATCTGGGTGGCCCCGAGGAGCCGACCGGACCGGTTATTATAAAGACCAGTGCAACATTTCTGAAGGAACTGAATCATCCGGCTACAGTGGTGGTGGAAACATACGCTGACAAGGCGGGGAATACCAGCCTGGACACGTACCACGTGATCTCAGACGCTGATACCGGAGACGTTTACGCGGAGGGTTACGCAAAGGTGGTCTGGTTCGATCGCCAGACCCGCACATCAACCCGCCTACCAGACACCCTAAGGGCGCTGGCAGCGGGTTAGAAGTGAATTAACGACGACGAACAACCACACTGCCGATCGAGTAACCCGCACCAAACGAGCAGATGACACCGATCTCGCCGGAGTTAAAGTCGTCCTTGTGCTTGTGAAACGCAATGATCGAGCCAGCTGAACTGGTGTTGGCGTATTCGTCGAGAATCACCGGTGCCTCATCCTCCGAGGCATCGCGGCCCAGCACTTTCCGGGCAATGAGCTGGTTCATGTTCAGGTTCGCCTGATGAAGCCACATGCGACGGAGGTTCTCCGGTGCCAACGACAGGCTCTCAAGCTGATTCTGAATCGTCTCGGCGACCAGCGGAGACACTTCCTTGAACACCTTA
Coding sequences within it:
- a CDS encoding acyl-CoA thioesterase, whose translation is MSVPGNPVSTLTVPLRWGDMDAYGHANNTVYFRFFEEARIVWLTSLDLGGPEEPTGPVIIKTSATFLKELNHPATVVVETYADKAGNTSLDTYHVISDADTGDVYAEGYAKVVWFDRQTRTSTRLPDTLRALAAG